A genome region from Bombilactobacillus bombi includes the following:
- a CDS encoding two-component system regulatory protein YycI, with protein sequence MDFKRIEMIFLFVFIALDVFLFTSYIKSRNAVVITNNSGHISLAKEMDKDNIAINKKLNNHPSQGYYLASKDSQILRDNQNKLRNQSVSYNEEKHQLNSILDSPILLAAQAPQQTLNRFLAKQQNILFGNQYSYEPNLSTKNNIVYIEKRKIGQFYEFDGRINFQIEDNRLVGYQQRYIDDINVLREKQATISERHAVDSLYTNNEIPSNSQIRWIELAYGRLLKVKENTIYIPMWYVGFTTKGSKSMQISKVNAFSGAIIKEDQNRQVKVSE encoded by the coding sequence ATGGATTTTAAGAGAATCGAAATGATTTTTTTATTTGTTTTTATTGCACTAGATGTTTTTTTATTTACCTCCTATATCAAAAGTCGTAACGCAGTAGTGATTACTAATAATTCCGGTCATATCAGTTTAGCTAAAGAAATGGATAAAGATAATATTGCAATTAATAAAAAATTGAATAATCATCCCAGTCAAGGTTACTATTTGGCGAGCAAGGATAGTCAAATATTGCGAGATAATCAAAATAAATTACGTAATCAAAGTGTGAGCTATAATGAAGAAAAACACCAATTAAATAGTATTTTAGATTCTCCGATTTTGTTAGCTGCTCAAGCCCCGCAGCAAACACTGAATCGTTTTTTAGCTAAGCAGCAAAATATTTTATTTGGTAATCAATATAGTTATGAACCTAATTTATCTACCAAAAATAATATTGTTTATATTGAAAAGCGCAAAATTGGCCAATTTTATGAATTTGATGGTCGTATTAATTTTCAGATTGAAGATAATCGCTTGGTTGGCTATCAGCAACGTTATATAGATGACATTAATGTTCTCCGTGAAAAACAAGCAACCATTAGTGAACGCCATGCTGTCGATAGTCTTTATACTAATAATGAGATTCCCAGTAACTCACAAATTCGTTGGATTGAATTGGCTTATGGCCGGCTGTTAAAAGTCAAAGAAAATACCATTTATATTCCTATGTGGTATGTTGGTTTTACCACGAAAGGCAGTAAATCTATGCAAATCAGCAAAGTCAATGCTTTTAGTGGCGCAATCATTAAGGAAGATCAAAATCGGCAGGTGAAAGTTAGTGAATGA
- a CDS encoding S1C family serine protease produces MNNNRSGLWKIALVALISAFIGVGLGFYGFSHWGSGLAGQNNATDTVQTNGKAGTTKVSNVTVKSNNQMTNAFKKVKGSVVSVINYQRQQQDDDSLGALFGSIYGNGENNSDDSKRNKLQESSEGSGLIYSKQNGNAYIVTNNHVVAGSEKLEVILSDGTKVDAKKVGTDAITDLAVLSVSADKVHDTAAFGNSDAVTPGESVIAIGSPLGSKYATSVTEGIISAKNRTVDTTDEKTGQVTGQATVLQTDAAINPGNSGGPLVNAAGQVVGINSMKLASSTDGTSVEGMGFAIPSNEVVKIINQLVQNGKIQRPQLGVKVVDLDQVPSRQQRSVLKLPENVNEGVLIGSVSADSVSRQAGLRKYDVIVGLDNKKIKNVADLHTQLYSHNVGDNVKIQFYRDGKAQTVDMKLTKAD; encoded by the coding sequence TTGAATAATAATCGTTCAGGACTATGGAAAATAGCACTAGTGGCACTAATTTCAGCCTTTATTGGAGTTGGTCTGGGCTTTTATGGATTTAGCCATTGGGGCTCGGGATTAGCTGGACAGAATAACGCAACTGATACAGTTCAAACTAATGGAAAAGCCGGAACCACTAAAGTAAGTAATGTCACTGTTAAATCTAATAATCAAATGACCAATGCCTTTAAAAAAGTTAAAGGCTCGGTAGTTTCTGTAATTAATTATCAGCGTCAGCAACAAGATGATGACAGTTTAGGAGCTTTATTTGGCAGTATTTATGGCAATGGTGAAAATAATAGCGACGACTCTAAGCGTAATAAATTGCAAGAGTCCAGCGAAGGCTCTGGTTTAATCTATAGTAAGCAAAATGGGAATGCTTATATTGTAACTAATAATCACGTAGTTGCTGGTTCCGAAAAACTCGAAGTAATTTTAAGTGATGGAACCAAAGTTGATGCTAAAAAAGTCGGTACTGATGCAATTACGGATTTAGCAGTATTATCAGTTTCTGCAGATAAAGTCCATGATACAGCCGCATTTGGTAATTCAGATGCAGTGACACCAGGAGAATCGGTGATTGCTATTGGTTCGCCATTAGGTAGTAAATATGCTACATCAGTAACTGAAGGTATTATTTCCGCAAAAAATCGGACTGTTGATACAACTGATGAAAAAACGGGTCAAGTAACAGGACAAGCAACAGTCTTGCAAACAGACGCAGCAATCAACCCTGGTAATTCTGGTGGTCCTTTAGTTAATGCTGCTGGACAAGTAGTGGGAATCAATTCAATGAAATTGGCATCTAGTACTGATGGAACTTCCGTGGAAGGGATGGGCTTTGCTATTCCAAGTAACGAAGTTGTTAAGATTATTAATCAATTAGTACAAAATGGTAAGATTCAGCGTCCACAATTAGGAGTTAAAGTGGTTGATCTTGATCAAGTACCAAGTAGACAACAACGTAGTGTCTTAAAATTACCAGAAAATGTTAATGAAGGTGTCTTAATCGGGTCAGTTAGTGCTGATTCTGTTTCCCGTCAAGCAGGTTTACGCAAATATGATGTTATTGTTGGTTTAGATAATAAAAAGATTAAGAATGTTGCAGACTTGCATACACAACTTTACAGTCATAACGTAGGCGATAATGTAAAAATACAATTTTACCGTGATGGTAAGGCACAAACAGTAGATATGAAGTTAACTAAAGCTGATTAA
- a CDS encoding YycH family regulatory protein, giving the protein MQRFSNIILRTLLIVAIGISLILSWLIWTNNAKYQQGVQSGTIQTVNRRSVSTTKTMNEVFAPTKIINNTAKSQRLIYNYKYSSVREIFQQLKQAHLSDFEQISLNDSNRYQRLLHQKHSLQLVYPTSVTVNTIARLTSQRRLQQRKDHDINRIVLVLKGNQHLIYFLNDYNFAIYQVQERDLNYQQIQKLIKDNNFSVPVNTQVIAHDVQLMYLKPLKLKPVSYLITVQNNNNYISNLLNSKQGADITSHKTEGQVVYRSGMYRLLNIDNKTDMATFNDYSKTNIPTNTPDLFEDTYRSLVKIGNPLNGMYLFNYDRKNHSFIFRNYVEGFPIFQQSKNGAVKINFSQEGQTILFSKKILQVPVPAERNAVRLPATADIISGLKDNGYNIHNIQKITIGYKWSDDSQNHDIVDLTPTYYIKINDQWKSYADWIE; this is encoded by the coding sequence ATGCAACGCTTTAGTAATATTATTTTGCGCACATTATTAATTGTGGCAATTGGCATTAGTTTGATACTTTCGTGGCTGATTTGGACAAATAACGCTAAATATCAACAAGGAGTTCAATCAGGTACGATTCAAACTGTTAATCGACGCTCAGTTTCTACTACGAAAACGATGAATGAAGTATTTGCACCTACGAAAATTATCAATAATACTGCTAAGTCGCAACGTTTGATTTATAACTATAAATACAGCAGTGTGCGAGAAATTTTTCAGCAATTAAAACAGGCACACTTAAGTGATTTTGAACAAATTTCGCTTAATGATAGCAATCGTTACCAGCGCTTGTTGCATCAAAAGCATTCACTGCAATTAGTTTATCCGACATCAGTTACTGTAAATACCATTGCACGTTTAACCTCACAACGTCGTTTACAACAGCGCAAAGATCATGATATTAATCGGATTGTCTTAGTTTTAAAGGGTAATCAACATTTAATTTATTTTTTAAATGATTATAATTTTGCAATTTACCAAGTACAAGAGCGAGACTTGAATTATCAACAGATTCAAAAATTAATTAAAGATAATAATTTTTCTGTTCCTGTTAATACGCAAGTAATAGCTCATGATGTCCAATTAATGTATCTTAAGCCCCTGAAATTGAAGCCAGTCAGCTATTTAATTACTGTTCAAAATAATAATAATTATATTTCTAATTTGTTAAACTCCAAGCAGGGGGCTGATATTACTTCCCATAAAACCGAAGGGCAAGTTGTTTACCGGAGTGGGATGTATCGCCTATTGAACATTGATAATAAAACTGATATGGCGACCTTTAATGATTATTCCAAAACAAATATTCCCACTAATACTCCGGACTTATTTGAAGATACGTATCGTTCTTTAGTTAAGATAGGTAATCCTTTAAATGGGATGTACTTATTTAATTATGACCGCAAAAATCATAGTTTTATCTTTCGCAATTATGTTGAAGGCTTTCCAATTTTTCAACAAAGTAAAAACGGCGCGGTGAAGATTAACTTTTCACAAGAAGGGCAAACGATTTTATTTTCTAAAAAAATCTTACAAGTACCGGTACCTGCAGAACGCAATGCTGTACGTTTGCCAGCAACGGCGGATATTATTTCGGGACTCAAGGATAATGGTTATAATATCCATAATATTCAAAAAATTACTATTGGATATAAATGGAGTGATGATAGTCAAAATCATGATATTGTTGATTTGACACCGACTTATTATATTAAGATAAATGATCAATGGAAATCGTACGCAGACTGGATTGAATAA
- a CDS encoding MBL fold metallo-hydrolase — protein sequence MNDDQLQVSILASSSQGNSLLIKTPQQQILIDAGLSGKKIKNLLASIGQDITKIDAILVTHEHSDHIRGVGVLARRYGLNIYANQKTWQAMLPKIGKVPPEQQHCFEANSVINIGGIDIESFSVSHDAVDPQFYNVHYAGKSFVDLTDTGYVSDQVKYIIQNADGILMECNHDLQMLRDGLYPWSLKQRIISDEGHLSNLDGAQALCDVIGNQTHQVFLGHLSPENNFKTLAHETVVDVLTKEDLGVNHDFFLHDTDPEQATKLTTI from the coding sequence GTGAATGATGATCAGTTGCAAGTTAGTATTTTGGCCAGCAGTAGTCAGGGTAATAGCTTATTAATTAAAACACCCCAGCAGCAAATTTTAATTGATGCCGGTTTGTCGGGCAAAAAAATTAAAAATTTATTAGCAAGTATTGGTCAAGATATTACTAAAATTGATGCTATATTGGTAACTCATGAACATAGTGATCATATTCGCGGCGTTGGAGTGTTGGCGCGCAGATATGGATTAAATATCTATGCCAATCAAAAAACTTGGCAGGCAATGTTGCCGAAAATCGGTAAAGTTCCGCCAGAACAACAGCATTGTTTTGAAGCCAATTCTGTTATCAACATTGGCGGGATTGATATTGAAAGTTTTAGTGTGTCGCATGATGCAGTTGATCCGCAATTTTATAATGTGCATTATGCTGGCAAATCATTCGTGGACTTAACTGATACCGGCTATGTATCAGACCAAGTTAAATATATTATTCAAAATGCCGATGGCATTTTGATGGAATGTAACCATGATCTGCAAATGTTGCGGGATGGTCTTTATCCTTGGTCATTGAAACAAAGGATTATTAGCGATGAGGGACATTTATCTAATTTAGATGGTGCGCAAGCTTTATGTGATGTGATTGGTAATCAAACTCACCAAGTTTTTTTAGGACATTTAAGTCCTGAAAATAATTTTAAGACCTTAGCTCACGAAACGGTTGTTGATGTTTTAACCAAAGAAGATTTGGGAGTCAATCATGATTTTTTCTTACATGATACAGATCCGGAGCAGGCAACAAAACTTACGACAATCTAA